From Saccopteryx leptura isolate mSacLep1 chromosome 3, mSacLep1_pri_phased_curated, whole genome shotgun sequence, one genomic window encodes:
- the ZNF575 gene encoding zinc finger protein 575, with translation MLERDAESAAEATDPSPAGKKSVTKGAPHQGSSKKPHQSAPGSAASAGAPSRPRRRPPPQRPHRCPDCDKAFSYPSKLATHRLAHGGARPHPCPDCPKAFSYPSKLAAHRLTHSGARPHPCPHCPKAFGHRSKLAAHLWTHAPARPYPCPDCSKSFCYPSKLAAHRHTHHATDARPYPCPHCPKAFAFPSKLAAHRLCHDPPTAPGSQAASQHHCSSCGQSFGQRRLLLLHQRSHHQAESQGERE, from the exons ATGCTGGAGCGAGATGCGGAGTCCGCGGCTGAGGCCACTGATCCTAGTCCTGCAGGCAAGAAGTCGGTGACCAAAGGAG CTCCCCACCAGGGTTCGTCCAAGAAGCCCCACCAGTCGGCTCCAGGGTCTGCTGCATCCGCAGGGGCGCCGTCTCGACCCCGCCGGCGACCCCCGCCCCAGCGCCCGCACCGCTGCCCCGACTGTGACAAGGCCTTCTCATACCCATCCAAGCTGGCCACGCACCGGTTGGCACACGGTGGTGCCCGCCCCCACCCATGCCCCGACTGCCCCAAGGCCTTCTCCTACCCGTCCAAGCTAGCAGCCCACCGCCTCACTCACAGCGGCgcccgcccacacccatgcccacacTGCCCGAAGGCCTTTGGCCACCGGTCCAAGCTGGCAGCCCACCTCTGGACCCATGCACCAGCCCGCCCCTACCCATGCCCTGACTGCTCCAAGTCTTTCTGCTACCCCTCCAAACTAGCTGCCCACCGACACACACACCATGCCACGGATGCCCGCCCCTATCCTTGCCCACACTGCCCCAAGGCCTTTGCATTCCCCTCCAAACTGGCTGCCCATCGCCTCTGTCACGACCCCCCCACCGCACCAGGCAGCCAGGCCGCTTCCCAGCATCACTGCTCCAGCTGTGGCCAGTCCTTTGGCCAGAGACGCCTCCTGCTCCTTCACCAACGCAGTCATCACCAGGCTGAGAGTCAGGGGGAGCGGGAGTGA
- the XRCC1 gene encoding DNA repair protein XRCC1 isoform X2: protein MPEIRLRHVVSCSSQDSTHCAENLLKADTYRKWRAAKAGEKTISVVLQVLLVTSSFMSPSESRSGSNPNRVRIFGPDKLVRGAAEKRWDRVRIVCSQPYHKDSPYGLSFVRFHSPPSKEEAEASPQKVTKLGQFRVKEEDEGASSLRPGALFFSRINKTSPATASDPAGPSYAAATLQASSASSSASPASRAVGSTSKPQESPKGKRKLDLNQEERKTLSKPSAQPSPPARKKPKLPAPTCAPATTSAPTPGRGAVPGKPQGEGTKHRGPRAGPQELGKILKGVVVVLSGFQNPFRSELRDKALELGAKYRPDWTPDSTHLICAFANTPKYSQVLGLGGRIVRKEWVLDCHRMRRRLPSRRYLMAGPDSSSEDEGGPHGGGSGDEAPRLPQKRPQTKTKAPKAAGSSSPQRPPTPGETKPASPGSQEDAHTEGELSEGQNNGAEDSGDTEDELRRVAEQKEQRQPPSPGENGEDPYAGSTDENTDNEGAPESPDLPIPELPDFFQGKHFFLYGEFPGDERRKLSRYVTAFNGELEDYMSDRVQFVITAQEWDPSFEEALMDNPSLVFVRPRWIYSCNEKQKLLPHQLYGVVPQA, encoded by the exons GTCCTTCTGGTCACCTCATCTTTCATGTCCCCTTCCGAGAGCCGCAGTGGCTCCAACCCCAACCGAGTTCGCATTTTTGGACCGGACAAGTTGGTCCGGGGAGCGGCCGAGAAGCGCTGGGACCGGGTCAGAATCGTTTGCAGCCAGCCCTACCACAAG GACTCGCCCTACGGCCTGAGCTTTGTACGGTTCCACAGCCCCCCAAGCAAAGAGGAGGCAGAGGCCTCACCACAG AAGGTGACCAAGCTTGGCCAGTTCCGCGTGAAGGAGGAGGATGAGGGTGCCagctccctgagaccaggggcccTCTTCTTCAGCCGGATCAATAAGACATCTCCAG CCACAGCCAGCGACCCCGCAGGGCCCAGCTATGCAGCTGCCACACTGCAGGCCTCCAGTGCCTCCTCCTCAGCCTCTCCGGCCTCCAGGGCAGTAGGCAGCACCTCCAAG CCTCAGGAGTCccccaaaggaaagagaaagttggatttgaatcaagaagaaaggaagactCTCAGCAAACCCTCGGCCCAACCCTCACCACCTGCCCGCAAGAAACCCAAAT TGCCAGCGCCCACCTGTGCCCCAGCCACCACCTCAGCCCCTACCCCAGGACGGGGGGCCGTGCCAGGGAAGCCCCAAGGAGAAGGCACCAAGCACAGGGGACCCCGAGCTGGCCCGCAGGAGCTGGGAAAGATCCTTAAGGGTGTGGTAGTGGTGCTGAGTGGCTTCCAGAACCCCTTCCGCTCGGAGCTTCGGGACAAGGCCCTAGAGCTGGGGGCCAAGTATCGGCCCGACTGGACTCCAGACAGCACCCACCTCAT CTGTGCCTTTGCCAACACCCCGAAGTACAGCCAGGTCCTAGGCCTCGGAGGTCGCATTGTGCGTAAAGAGTGGGTGCTGGACTGTCACCGCATGCGGCGGCGACTGCCCTCCCGGAG GTACCTCATGGCAGGGCCGGACTCCAGCAGTGAGGACGAGGGGGGCCCTCATGGCGGCGGCAGCGGGGATGAAGCCCCCAGGCTTCCCCAAAAG CGCCCCCAGACCAAAACCAAGGCCCCTAAGGCAGCGGGATCCAGCTCACCCCAGAGACCCCCAACCCCGGGAGAGACCAAACCAGCCTCTCCAGGGTCCCAGGAAGATGCCCATACTGAGGGGGAGTTGTCAG AAGGACAGAACAATGGAGCGGAGGATTCTGGGGACACTGAGGATGAGCTGAGAAG GGTGGCTGAGCAGAAGGAACAAAGGCAGCCCCCTTCCCCGGGGGAGAATGGCGAGGACCCATATGCAGGATCCACAGATGAGAACACAGACAATGAAGGTGCCCCAGAGTCTCCCGACCTGCCCATTCCAGAACTCCCAG ACTTCTTCCAGGGCAAACACTTCTTCCTGTATGGGGAGTTCCCTGGGGACGAGCGGAGGAAGCTCAGCCGCTACGTCACAGCCTTCAATGG GGAACTTGAGGACTATATGAGTGACCGGGTCCAGTTTGTGATCACAGCACAGGAGTGGGACCCCAGCTTTGAGGAG GCCCTGATGGACAACCCCTCCCTCGTGTTTGTCCGCCCACGGTGGATCTACAGTTGTAACGAGAAACAGAAGTTACTTCCCCACCAGCTCTATGGGGTGGTTCCCCAGGCCTGA